GTGTTTTGCCAGCATGAGATATGCTTTGGAGGAAATGATCCTCCCTTCTACTCTTGGCTTCCGGAATTATGATGAAAGAACAGGCCTTCTCTATTATTTTTTCGATAATATTTACAATAGCTCTCTGACTACTTTTATAGCTGGGATTTTATGGATACTGGAGAAATATGGTGTTGCTGAAAATGACAAAAAACAGCTGCTGATTGAAAAGAAACAGGCAGAGCTTCAGGCATTAAAAACTCAGATCAATCCTCATTTTATTTTTAATTCATTAAATAATATCTACTCTCTTGTCTATCAGAAATCAGACAAAGCACTTCCTGCAATAGAAGAACTTGGACAATTGTTAAGATACAGTACAAAGGATCTTGAAAAAGATTCAATTCCTTTGGATAAGGAAATTGGATATATTGATAGCCTGATTGCCCTGGAAAAACTTAGAATCAGAAGACCTGAGCTGTTGCTCATAGAAAAAAATATTCAGTATCCCCACCTTAAGATCTCGCCAATGCTGTTGGTTCCTTTTGTTGAAAATGCTTTTAAACATGGAGATTTCCGTGATAAAGGTTTTGAAATGAAAATCTCAGATCATGATAAAGTGCTGCATTTTTATCTTTTCAATTTTAAAACACAGAAAATGAAAGATACTGTTTCCGGAATAGGAATTCAGAATGTGAAAAAAAGACTTGAAATATTGTATCCCAAACATCAGCTGGAGATCAGAGATTCGGAAACAGAGTTTATTGTAGACTTAAAAATTGATTTACGCGATGAATAAGATAAAATGCATTATTGTTGATGACGAGCCACTGGCAATCTCTCTTCTTGAGCATTATGTAGAAAAACTCCCTTTTCTTGAGCTTGTGTTTTCTACAGAGAACCCGATTTTGGCTTTGGAGTATCTTCAGAAAAACGATTCAGATCTTATCTTTTTAGATATTCAGATGCCGGAGCTTACGGGAATCAATTTTATGAAGATTGTAGGACCTGGTCAAAAATATATTTTAACAACGGCTTATTCAGAATATGCCTTGGAAGGATATGAACATAATGTTGTGGATTACCTGCTGAAACCTATTTCATTTGAAAGATTTCAAAAAAGTGCATTAAAGGTACAGGAACGATTTTCTTTTCCTCAGGAGGAAAATACATATTTCTTTGTGAAATCCTCAGGACAAAGACATCGTATTGGTTTTAATGAGATTTTGTACGTTGAAAGTATCAAAGACTATGTCAATATCCGGACGGAAAATGAGGAGTTTATTGTGCTGGATACTCTTAAATCAATGGAAATTCAGCTTTCTGAGAGGTTTGTACGTGTTCATAAGTCTTTTATTGTTAATTTGGATAAAATTAAAAGTATTGGTGCTAAAAAAGTGAACTTTCCCGAGTACGAAATTCCTATTGGAGAAAGCTATAGAGCCAATCTTCTGGAAAGGCTGAAATAAAAAAGACGACTTCTATTGAAGCCGCCTTTATATTAATCTAACAATTAATCTTATTTTTCCTGTTGTTTGATCAGGTTCAGAGCAGAACCCGCCTTAAACCACTCAATTTGTTGATCGTTGTACGTATGGTTAGCCATGACGATATCTTTAGTTCCGTCAGCATGAACGAATTCTAAAGTCAATTGTTTTCCTGGAGCAAACTGATCAAGATCTAAAAAGTTAACCGTGTCATCTTCCAGAATTTTGTCATAGTCAGCTTCATTAGCGAAAGTGATTCCCAGCATTCCTTGTTTTTTAAGGTTGGTTTCGTGGATTCTTGCAAATGATTTTACCAATACGGCTTTCACACCAAGGTGTCTAGGCTCCATAGCAGCGTGCTCTCTTGAAGAACCTTCTCCATAGTTCTGGTCTCCCACAACGATTGTTGGAACGCCTGCCGCCTTGTAAGCTCTTTGTACAGCCGGAACTTCACCGTATTCACCGGTTAATTCGTTTTTAACCTTATTGGTTTCCATGTTGTAAGCATTTACAGCTCCAATCAACATGTTGTTTGAAATATTATCTAAGTGACCTCTGTATTTCAACCATGGTCCAGCCATAGAAATGTGGTCGGTAGTACATTTTCCGAAAGCTTTGATCAATACCTTAGCTCCTTCAATATTTTTACCATCCCAAGCTGGGAATTCTTCTAATAACTGCAGTCTGTCTGAAGTAGGGCTTACGTTAACAACAACGCTGGAACCGTCTTGCGAAGGAGCCTGGTATCCGTTGTCGTCTACAGCAAAACCTTTTTCAGGAAGCTCAAAACCTTTAGGCTCGTCAAGTTTTACCTGTTCACCTGCTTCGTTAGTTAAAGTATCAGTAATTGGGTTGAAATCTAATCTCCCTGAGATTGCCACAGCAGCTACCATTTCAGGAGAAGCTACAAATGCGTGGGTATTTGGGTTACCATCTGCTCTTTTGGCGAAGTTTCTGTTGAAAGAGTGAATAATAGAGTTTTTCTCTCCTTTTTCCGCCCCTTCTCTGTCCCATTGTCCGATACATGGTCCACAAGCATTGGTAAAGATTCTTGCGTTTTCAAATTTTCTGAAAGAATCTAAGAAACCATCTCTTTCCGCTGTGAATTTCACCTGTTCAGAACCAGGGTTGATCCCTAAAATAGCTTTAGGTTTTACTCCTTTTGATACCGCATCTTCTACAATGGAAGCCGCTCTTGATAAATCTTCATAAGAAGAGTTGGTACAAGAACCGATAAGTGCCCACTCAACTTCTAAAGGCCATCCGTTAGCCTCAGCTTTAGCTCTGAATTCAGCAACTGGAGTCGCCAAGTCCGGAGTGAAAGGTCCGTTTAAGTGTGGAGTCAGTTCAGAAAGGTTAATTTCTATTAATTGGTCGAAATATTGTTCTGGGTTTGCATATACTTCAGCATCACCTGTTAAATGTTCAGCAATTTTATCGGCAGCATCTACCACATCCTGTCTTCCGGTAGCGGCAAGATATCTTCTCATAGAATCATCGTATCCGAAAGTAGACGTTGTAGCTCCGATTTCTGCACCCATGTTACAGATAGTACCTTTACCTGTTGCAGAAAGTGATTCTGCCCCTTCACCGAAATATTCTACGATACATCCTGTACCTCCTTTTACCGTAAGAATTCCGGCTACTTTTAAGATCACATCTTTTGCTGAAGTCCATCCATTCATTTTACCGGTTAATTTTACCCCGATAAGTTTAGGCATTTTAAGTTCCCAGGCCATTCCTGCCATTACGTCTACAGCATCAGCTCCTCCTACACCAATGGCTACCATTCCAAGTCCTCCTGCATTTACTGTGTGAGAGTCTGTACCGATCATCATTCCGCCAGGGAAAGCATAATTTTCCAGTACTACCTGGTGAATGATCCCTGCTCCCGGTTTCCAAAACCCGATTCCGTATTTATCACATACAGAACTCAGGAAGTTGAATACCTCAGAGTTTTTGTTGATACCTTCCTGTAAATCTTTATCAGCACCTACTTTTGCCTGGATCAGGTGATCCGCATGAGCCGTAGAAGGAACCGCTACTTTAGCTTTTCCTGCCTGCATAAACTGTAAAAGTGCCATCTGAGCTGTTGCATCCTGCATCGCTACTCTGTCTGGCGCAAAGTCTACATAAGAGTTTCCTCTTTCATATTCTTGTGTAGCATTTCCTTCCCAAAGATGGGTGTAAAGAATTTTTTCTGAAAGGGTAAGAGGTTTTCCCACGATTTGTCTTGCTGCTGCAATTCTTTCTGGGTAACGCTCGTACACTTTTTTGATCATATCAATATCAAAAGTCATATCGTATTTTAATTTTGTTCTTTTTCCGTTAATGCTTCTTTTTCTCTGGTGTTTGAAAAAGAAAAATCACTTTTAATGCATCAAAAAACGTTCCTATAATCTATAAACAGGGGTAATTTTGATTCCAAAATCAATAGATTTTATAACTTTCAATTTAAGAAAAAATAGAATTTATTTTCCGGATTTTATCGAAAAAAAAACGTAACTATCTTAAAATAGAAACGTTCTAAACAAAAAATTGGAAGATTTTAAATCCTAAAGGACCAAAATCTTCCAATGATATAGTTTTAAATAAGTCTTTCGACGTATTTATTAATCTCTTAGTGAGCGCTTGTACTTGTCAATTCTTTAATAGAAGGAACAAAAGTAGTAAGGTCAATACCCTCAACAGCAGCTTTGTACTCATCAATGCTAGGAATTCTTCCGATAATAGCAGAAAGAACCACAACCGGAGTTGAAGCAAGCAGAGATTCTCCTTTTTTACGTTCAGAATCTTCAACTACTCTTCCCTGGAAAAGACGGGTAGAAGTCGCTAAAACAGTGTCTCCTTTTGCTGCTTTTTCCTGGTTACCCATACAAAGGTTACATCCAGGACGCTCAAGGTACATTACGTTTTTGTATTCGACACGAGCTTCTCCTTTTGGAGCATTATCATCAAATTCAAAAGCAGAATATTTTTCTAATAATTCCCAGTCTCCTTCTGCCTTTAATTCATCAATGATGTTATAAGTAGGAGCAGCGACTACAAGAGGAGCACTAAATTCTACCTTTCCTTGTTGTTTTTCAATGTTTCTAAGCATCTGAGAAACGATCTTAAGGTCTCCTTTGTGAACCATACAAGATCCTACGAATCCAAGATCTACTTTTTTCTCGCCTCCATAATAAGAAAGATCTCTGATGGTATCGTGAGTATATCTCTTAGATACATCATCATTGTTTACATCCGGGTCAGCAATCATTGGTTCAACAATTACATCAAGATCTACCACTACTTCTGCATAATATTTAGCGTTGGAATCCGGAGTCAAAGCAGGTTTTTCTCCTGATCTGATTTCTTCAATTCTCTTATTCGCTTTATCAATTAATCCCTGAAGAACTTTGTTGTGGTTATCCATACCCTTGTCAATCATGATCTGGATTCTTCCTTTTGCAATTTCCAGTGATTCGATCAAAGTATTATCTTCAGAAATGTTGATAGAAGCTTTTGCTTTCATTTCAGCAGTCCAGTCTGTAAAGGTAAATGCCTGGTCAGCAGGAAGCGTTCCGATGTGAACCTCAATGATTCTACCCTGGAATACGTTTTCTCCTCCAAACTGCTTCAACATCTGAGCCTGCGTTGCATGAACCACATCACGGAAATCCATGTGTTCTTTCATGTTTCCTTTGAATGTTACTTTCACAGATTCCGGAATTGGCATAGAAGCTTCTCCAGTAGCTAATGCAAGGGCAACAGTTCCTGAGTCAGCACCGAAAGCCACCCCTTTAGACATTCTTGTATGAGAGTCACCACCAATGATGATAGCCCACTCATCTACAGTGATATCATTCAGTACTTTGTGGATTACGTCAGTCATTGCGTGGTATTCACCTTTTGGATCACGGGCTGTAATCAGACCGAACTCGTTCATGAATCTCATTAGCTTCGGAATATTAGCCTGAGCTTTTTTATCCCAAACAGAAGCGGTGTGACATCCTGACTGGTAAGCACCGTCAACGATTGGCGAAATCACAGTTGCTGCCATGGATTCAAGCTCTTGAGAAGTCATAAGACCTGTCGTATCCTGAGATCCAACGATATTTACCTGTACACGAACGTCTGAACCAGCGTGTAAAACTTTTCCTGGAGTAGTTCCAACAGCATTTCTGTTGAATATTTTTTCTACAGCGGTAAGTCCTTGTCCTTCATGAGAAATTTCTTTTGACGGAGCAAAAACAGCAGGAGCTTCAACTCCTAAAAGCTGAGCTGCAAATGTCTGTAGTTTTTTACCAAATACAATCGCGTAAGATCCACCCGCTTTGATGAATTCCATCTTTTGCGGAGTGAAAGATTTGGTAAGGTCGATCAATTCTTTATCGCCGTTATATAATTTCTTTTCTTTTGTATTAATCGTTAAAACGGTTCCTGTAGCTACTGAATATGCTTCTTCAAGAACAATGTCACCATTTTCGTTACGAATTGGGTTTCCGTTTTCATCAACTTTCTTTACCCAGTTTTTAAGGTCAACACCAATACCTCCGGTAACATCTACTGTTGTAAGGAAGATTGGAGAAATACCATTTGTTCCTCCTACAATTGGAGCGATATTTACGAATGGTACATATGGGCTCGCCTGTTTTCCTGTCCAAAGAGCAACGTTATTTACTCCGGACATTCTTGATGAACCTACACCCATTGTTCCTTTTTCAGCGATAAGCATAACGCTTGCCTCAGGATGTTGAGCCTGTAAAGCTTTAATCTCTTCCTGAGCCTGAGGAGTAATCATACATTTACCATGAAGTTCACGGTCTGATCTTGAGTGAGCCTGATTACCCGGAGAAAGCAAATCTGTAGAGATATCTCCTTCACCTGCAATAAATGTTACTACTTTAATTTCTTCAGCAACTTCGGGAAGTTTTGTGAAAAATTCAGCTTTTGCGTAGCTTTCAAGAATTTCTTTTGCAATTTCGTTACCGCTATTGAATGCTTCCTTCAGACGGGTAGTGTCTGCTTCGTAAAGGAAAACCTGTGTTTTAAGAACATTAGCCGCTTCTTTAGCAATTGCTGCATCATTTCCTAAAGCAAGGTCTAACAACACTTCAATAGAAGGTCCACCTTTCATATGAGATAATAATTCAAAGGCAAATGCCGGAGAAATTTCTTCTACTACGGATTCACCTAGAATAATTTCTTTTAAAAATTTTGCTTTTACTCCCGCTGCACTTGTTGTTCCGGGTAGTGTGTTATAAATGAAAAATTGAAGAGAATCTGATCGGTCAGCATTACCTGAATCTTTAATTTGCGTAATAATTTCGCTTAGTAATTCAGCACCATCAATTGGCTTTGGATGAAGCCCCTGGGTTTTTCTTTCTTCAATCTCTTTGATGTAATCCTTATAAATACTCATAATAGAAGGTCTTTCAAAATTAAAGGTAGGCCTGCTTTTTCTTTATCGGTCTGTATAAATACAGTTAATGACATTTTGAGTTCTCGCATTTTGATGCAACATTAACCGAATAAAGTCAGCATAATCTACACTTTTCCAAAAGTTTTTTAAAATTATCAAACAATTCAAAATGTTCCCAAAATTACGAAATTTTACTATTTTATAAGAATGAAATTATTTAGATTCTTTATAAATATGAATTTTATAATATCTATTTTTGGTCGTATTTTTGTAAACAAATGGAGAATATGAAAAATATCCTGAATGTTTTATGTGTTTTTATTTCGATTTTCGTTTTCTCTCAGACTCAATCTGTGAAGAAAATTCCCACGAAGAAAGGATCGAAAACCGCGGTCAAAAAAGCTACTGCAGCCCATAAGCCTGCTGCTGATCTTGTTATGATCAATAAAGATCTTCCTCTTTTGATTCCTAAGAAGAAAGGGGATCAGTTCGGATATGTTAACCAGAATGGGAAATTTATTATTCAGCCGGAATATCATATTGCCGTATTTTTTTATGAAGACTGCAATCTTCTGAATTCACCTAATGAAAAGGCTAGAAAATTTGGAACAAAAGAGTATGCGACCGTAGAGAAAAATATGATTTCGTACCGTGTAGACCAATCGGGAAAGAGAGTATATCAGTTCAAAGAAGCAGATTTTGGAAAATGTAAATTCGAAGAATATAAACAACAGTTGTTCCAGGCTTACATCCTCAACGGTTTTTACGGAATTATTGAAAAATCAAAGTTTGTGAATGCAGCTGATTACAGACAATACCAAATCTATCCTCAATACCAGTATCTGTTTATTCTGGAGGGAGATGATGTAGCTAATCCTATGATTGTGGCTTCCAATAATGATAAATTTGGAGTTATTGATGTCAACAATAAAATTATCATTCCGTTTGAATACTCGAATATTAAAAGAAATTTCAGCTGGAAACTGGGAAAAATGTTTGAAGTGACAAAAGATGGCTCAAATTATTACTATATCGACTCCAACAACAAAACTTATTAGATAATTATAAATTATAAATGATGAATGATGAATGATGAATGATGAATGATGAATGATGAATGATTTATTTGATAACTCCTATTTTTCGTAGTATTTTTCCATTGCGTAACTCGCAACCTAACACCCCGTATCTTGCACCTCGTAAGCCGCTATCCCGCATCTCGAAACCCGAATCTCAATTCATATATTTTTTGTATTTTTGCCGTTGAAATAAAGGGGTGCTTTAACAGGCTGAGATTATACCCAACGAACCTGGAACAGGTAATGCTGTTTAGGGATGTGTCTTCATAAGACGCTGAATTGTATAATATCTTATCGATCCCCTTTTATTCATTAAATGTCAAAGATTTATAGAATGAAAGGATTATTTTTTTTAGGGCTTAGCGTAAGCTCTGTAGCTTTTATCCAGGCTCAGAATAAAGATTCTCTGAAGGTCAGGGAAATTGAAGCGGTCAACTTTACTAAAAGACTTCCGGTTGCAAAGGAAATCATCAATGTACAGAAAGATTTAGACGGGAAAAATTTGGGACAGGATCTTCCTATCCTTTTAAAAAATCAAACCTCTGTAATTTCCACCTCAGATGCAGGAAACGGAGTGGGATATACCGGTTTTAGAATTCGTGGAGTTTCAGGAAGTGCCATTAATGTAATGATGAATGGTGTTCCGTACAACGATTCTGAAAGCCAGGGAACATTTTTTGTCAACGTTCCGGATTTAACAAGTTCTGCCTCACAGATTGTCATTCAGAGAGGAGTGGGAACTTCCAATAATGGTGTTTCTGCTTTCGGAGCAAGTATTAATGTACTTTCCAAAGATCCGGAAGAGAAATTTTATTTTAAAACAGATGACAGTTACGGATCATTTAATACCTATAAATATTCAGCTGAAATAGGCTCCGGGAAATTCTGGAACAACCGTCTTTCTGTAATGGGAAGATATACTCATATTCACTCTGACGGATATATTGACAGAGCTTCATCCAATTTACACTCTTATAATTTTACCGCTTTATTTGAAGAGGGAAATACGAAGCTACGTTTAATGGCTTTCGGAGGTAAAGAGAAAACGTATCAGGCCTGGAATGGGATTGATCGTAAAACCTGGGAAACAGACCCGAAATTCAATGTTTCGGGAGCAATTTATGATGCCAATTGGGAGAATATTGTAAGTTTCTATGACAATGAAACCGATAATTACAGACAGAATCATTATCAGTTACTTTGGGAACAAAAATTCAGTGACCGATGGAATCTGGAAACAACTTTTCATTATACCAAAGGAAAAGGATATTACGAAAACTATAAGCAGGGAAATCTTTTTTCAAGATACAATCTGCCTAATATCATTGAAGGTGGACAAACCATAAAATACTCTGATTTTATCAGAAAAAAATGGCTGAATAATGATTTCTATGGTATGGTTTCTACCTTGTACGGAAAGTTTGAAAATCTGGATCTGAACTTTGGAGCTGTTGTGAATCAGTATTACGGAAGGCATTATGGAAATGTTACCGGTGTATTTTTCCCTCAGATTGATGAAAGTGAATACTACAGAAACCGCTCGGTAAAGAATGAAGTGTCTGGTTTTGCAAAAGCATTATTCAGAGTAGATAACTTTGAATTCTTTGGTGATTTACAACTAAGAAAAATCAATTACAATACCAAAATCCTGATGGCGGGTGACGGTGAAGGTGCGGATTTAAGCAAAAACTGGCTGTTTTTTAATCCAAAAGCTGGGGTGAACTACCGAATTGAAGGAGGGAAGGTATTCCTTTCTTATGCTCATGCTCACCGTGAACCGAACAGAGATGACCTGATGGCCAATAATGATGTGAAAGCTGAAAAACTTCATGATATTGAAGCTGGTTTTGAAAAACAGTTCGGAATCGTATCACTTACTGCGAATGTTTACTATATGTATTATGTGAATCAGTTGGTTTTAAACGGAGAATTGAATAACGTAGGAGCATTTATCAGAACAAACTCAGGAAAGAGCTACAGAAGAGGAGTTGAGGTAGGTGCTTTGGCAAAGCTATCCAAACAATGGGAAGTTTCCGGGAATGTAACCTTAAGCCAGAACAGGAATCAGGATTTTAATATTCAAAATGGAGATACTCCTAAAAGTCTTGGAAATACACAGATTTCATTTTCTCCGAACGTAATTGCTAATTTGAGCTTGAAATTTAATCCTACAAAAAATTTCCAGTTTGTATTAATGAACCAGTATGTGGGAAAACAATATCTTGATAATACCGAAGATGCAAACTTACAGCTTAAAGATTATTTTCTGACAGACTTCAATGCGCAGTATCAGTTTAAAATTGCCAATAATGAAATTGCTTTAAAACTGTTGGTGAATAACCTGTTCAACAAAAAATATGTGAACAATGGATCTGTATATGAAGGGCAGCCATACTATTTCTCTCAGGCAGGAACAAACTTTATGTTTGGGGTGAGTTGGAAGATTCAATAACAGTTGAAAAGGCAAAAAGGTTTCGAAAACAGATTTGTAGAATCATAAATTTGACCTTTTTATTTTTGATTGTTTTACCACTCTCATAACAATTGTTAAGCTTAAAAAAAGAAGTTTAAATAACCGTATTCCTATTTTAATACGGAATAATCAAAGGACTGTTTCGGCAGTCTTTTTTTATAAAGGTTAAATATCCTCAAAAGTCATGAAAAAGTTATAAATTTGCTGCCAAATGAATATTTCAGCATACATTTTAGAATATTTAAAACAATTTGGAACTGCCACGGTTCCAGGCTTTGGGGTGTTTTCACTGAAAAATTCTAAGGCAATTATCAATTCCGAAAACGGAAGCATCCTGCCTCCTGCCAGTCAGATTGAATTTACAATAGACTACGAAGTACAGGCTGAAGATCTTACTGCTTTTATTGCAGGACAGAAACAGATGTCCCTGGAAGCTTCAAGAAGTGATCTTAAGATCCAGACTGATTTTTGGAAGAAAAAACTTCAGGCCGAACAGGTTCTTGAAATTCAAAACCTTGGAACAGTTTTCATTGAAGAAGGGCATACCCATTTCAAAGGAAAAAGAATAGAATCCGGACGTCCTGATTTTTACGGACTGGAAGAGATCCGTTTTTCAGATATCAATAACGGGGAAAAGGTAAAAACTTTAGTGAACCGCGAAAAAGATTTTAAATTCAGAAAAACAATTCTCTGGGTTTTCCTTCTGATTATTCCGGTTCTAGGAATTTTATATCTGGCATTTACCCAGCAGGAACTTCTTTTTGGAAAAAAATCTTTCAAGAATGTTTCCGTACAGACTTCTACCCATCGAATTGTAAAAGATACAGTGAAGGTGATGGTACATACTCCGGAAGCACCCGTTTCAGATTCTTTGAAAAAAGATTCATTAGTAAAACCTGCCGGAAAAGCAAAACAATCTACCCCGGCCGCTCCAAACAACACTAAGAATAGATGGCAAAAATAAAAAAAGCGTCAGAATCTCTGACCATTATGACCAATATCGTTCTTCCGAACGAAACCAACTCTTTAAGAAACCTTTTTGGTGGTGAACTATTAGCAAAAATGGATCGTTGTGCGTCTATTTCTGCAGCAAGACACTGTGAAAGAAGAGTTGTAACAGCTTCTGTAAACCACGTATCTTTCAATCATCCGATTCCGGAAGGTGGAGTAGTGGTATTGGAATCTAAAGTTTCCAGAGCATTCTCTACTTCAATGGAAGTGTATGTGGATGTATGGTTGGATGATCCGATCAATCAGAAGAAAATTCACACCAATGCCGGTATTTATACCTTTGTTGCTGTAGATGAATTCAACCGCCCGATTCCTATCCCGGAAATGGTTCCGGAAACAGAAGAAGAGAAAGAAAGATTTGCTGCGGCTTTCCGTAGAAAAGAACTTTCATTGATTCTTTCAGGAAGAATGAAACCTCTGGAATCTGTAGAACTTAAAAAGTTATTCCAGGAACCACAGGAGTCTAAGAAAGACAAGAAATAACCTTCTTTAAAACACAAAAAACACAAATGTCTTACACAAATTTTCACAAATGGTTTGTGCCTGATCAAATGGAAAAAAATAATGAAAATGGATATTTCAGAAAATGATATATCAAAAATTGTTTATGAAGCTGGGTATATAGTTCATAAAACGTTGGGGCCAGGACTTTTGGAAAGTGCTTATGAAGAATGTTTATTTTATGAATTAAATAAATATAACCTTCTTGTAGAAAGACAAAAGCCCATGCCATTAGTTTATGATGATGTGAAAATGGATGTTGGCTATAGGCTTGACTTTTTGATTGAG
The genomic region above belongs to Chryseobacterium culicis and contains:
- a CDS encoding WG repeat-containing protein; protein product: MKNILNVLCVFISIFVFSQTQSVKKIPTKKGSKTAVKKATAAHKPAADLVMINKDLPLLIPKKKGDQFGYVNQNGKFIIQPEYHIAVFFYEDCNLLNSPNEKARKFGTKEYATVEKNMISYRVDQSGKRVYQFKEADFGKCKFEEYKQQLFQAYILNGFYGIIEKSKFVNAADYRQYQIYPQYQYLFILEGDDVANPMIVASNNDKFGVIDVNNKIIIPFEYSNIKRNFSWKLGKMFEVTKDGSNYYYIDSNNKTY
- a CDS encoding TonB-dependent receptor; protein product: MKGLFFLGLSVSSVAFIQAQNKDSLKVREIEAVNFTKRLPVAKEIINVQKDLDGKNLGQDLPILLKNQTSVISTSDAGNGVGYTGFRIRGVSGSAINVMMNGVPYNDSESQGTFFVNVPDLTSSASQIVIQRGVGTSNNGVSAFGASINVLSKDPEEKFYFKTDDSYGSFNTYKYSAEIGSGKFWNNRLSVMGRYTHIHSDGYIDRASSNLHSYNFTALFEEGNTKLRLMAFGGKEKTYQAWNGIDRKTWETDPKFNVSGAIYDANWENIVSFYDNETDNYRQNHYQLLWEQKFSDRWNLETTFHYTKGKGYYENYKQGNLFSRYNLPNIIEGGQTIKYSDFIRKKWLNNDFYGMVSTLYGKFENLDLNFGAVVNQYYGRHYGNVTGVFFPQIDESEYYRNRSVKNEVSGFAKALFRVDNFEFFGDLQLRKINYNTKILMAGDGEGADLSKNWLFFNPKAGVNYRIEGGKVFLSYAHAHREPNRDDLMANNDVKAEKLHDIEAGFEKQFGIVSLTANVYYMYYVNQLVLNGELNNVGAFIRTNSGKSYRRGVEVGALAKLSKQWEVSGNVTLSQNRNQDFNIQNGDTPKSLGNTQISFSPNVIANLSLKFNPTKNFQFVLMNQYVGKQYLDNTEDANLQLKDYFLTDFNAQYQFKIANNEIALKLLVNNLFNKKYVNNGSVYEGQPYYFSQAGTNFMFGVSWKIQ
- a CDS encoding bifunctional aconitate hydratase 2/2-methylisocitrate dehydratase → MSIYKDYIKEIEERKTQGLHPKPIDGAELLSEIITQIKDSGNADRSDSLQFFIYNTLPGTTSAAGVKAKFLKEIILGESVVEEISPAFAFELLSHMKGGPSIEVLLDLALGNDAAIAKEAANVLKTQVFLYEADTTRLKEAFNSGNEIAKEILESYAKAEFFTKLPEVAEEIKVVTFIAGEGDISTDLLSPGNQAHSRSDRELHGKCMITPQAQEEIKALQAQHPEASVMLIAEKGTMGVGSSRMSGVNNVALWTGKQASPYVPFVNIAPIVGGTNGISPIFLTTVDVTGGIGVDLKNWVKKVDENGNPIRNENGDIVLEEAYSVATGTVLTINTKEKKLYNGDKELIDLTKSFTPQKMEFIKAGGSYAIVFGKKLQTFAAQLLGVEAPAVFAPSKEISHEGQGLTAVEKIFNRNAVGTTPGKVLHAGSDVRVQVNIVGSQDTTGLMTSQELESMAATVISPIVDGAYQSGCHTASVWDKKAQANIPKLMRFMNEFGLITARDPKGEYHAMTDVIHKVLNDITVDEWAIIIGGDSHTRMSKGVAFGADSGTVALALATGEASMPIPESVKVTFKGNMKEHMDFRDVVHATQAQMLKQFGGENVFQGRIIEVHIGTLPADQAFTFTDWTAEMKAKASINISEDNTLIESLEIAKGRIQIMIDKGMDNHNKVLQGLIDKANKRIEEIRSGEKPALTPDSNAKYYAEVVVDLDVIVEPMIADPDVNNDDVSKRYTHDTIRDLSYYGGEKKVDLGFVGSCMVHKGDLKIVSQMLRNIEKQQGKVEFSAPLVVAAPTYNIIDELKAEGDWELLEKYSAFEFDDNAPKGEARVEYKNVMYLERPGCNLCMGNQEKAAKGDTVLATSTRLFQGRVVEDSERKKGESLLASTPVVVLSAIIGRIPSIDEYKAAVEGIDLTTFVPSIKELTSTSAH
- a CDS encoding LytR/AlgR family response regulator transcription factor; amino-acid sequence: MNKIKCIIVDDEPLAISLLEHYVEKLPFLELVFSTENPILALEYLQKNDSDLIFLDIQMPELTGINFMKIVGPGQKYILTTAYSEYALEGYEHNVVDYLLKPISFERFQKSALKVQERFSFPQEENTYFFVKSSGQRHRIGFNEILYVESIKDYVNIRTENEEFIVLDTLKSMEIQLSERFVRVHKSFIVNLDKIKSIGAKKVNFPEYEIPIGESYRANLLERLK
- a CDS encoding sensor histidine kinase, coding for MNKKQIIWLQIIYWGFNFFGTVITPNFFIPESNRREVHILRITFFIVKIATFYISYLFIFPKVFKLEKLYSAVFVFILTLLCFASMRYALEEMILPSTLGFRNYDERTGLLYYFFDNIYNSSLTTFIAGILWILEKYGVAENDKKQLLIEKKQAELQALKTQINPHFIFNSLNNIYSLVYQKSDKALPAIEELGQLLRYSTKDLEKDSIPLDKEIGYIDSLIALEKLRIRRPELLLIEKNIQYPHLKISPMLLVPFVENAFKHGDFRDKGFEMKISDHDKVLHFYLFNFKTQKMKDTVSGIGIQNVKKRLEILYPKHQLEIRDSETEFIVDLKIDLRDE
- a CDS encoding acyl-CoA thioesterase, with product MAKIKKASESLTIMTNIVLPNETNSLRNLFGGELLAKMDRCASISAARHCERRVVTASVNHVSFNHPIPEGGVVVLESKVSRAFSTSMEVYVDVWLDDPINQKKIHTNAGIYTFVAVDEFNRPIPIPEMVPETEEEKERFAAAFRRKELSLILSGRMKPLESVELKKLFQEPQESKKDKK
- a CDS encoding aconitate hydratase, coding for MTFDIDMIKKVYERYPERIAAARQIVGKPLTLSEKILYTHLWEGNATQEYERGNSYVDFAPDRVAMQDATAQMALLQFMQAGKAKVAVPSTAHADHLIQAKVGADKDLQEGINKNSEVFNFLSSVCDKYGIGFWKPGAGIIHQVVLENYAFPGGMMIGTDSHTVNAGGLGMVAIGVGGADAVDVMAGMAWELKMPKLIGVKLTGKMNGWTSAKDVILKVAGILTVKGGTGCIVEYFGEGAESLSATGKGTICNMGAEIGATTSTFGYDDSMRRYLAATGRQDVVDAADKIAEHLTGDAEVYANPEQYFDQLIEINLSELTPHLNGPFTPDLATPVAEFRAKAEANGWPLEVEWALIGSCTNSSYEDLSRAASIVEDAVSKGVKPKAILGINPGSEQVKFTAERDGFLDSFRKFENARIFTNACGPCIGQWDREGAEKGEKNSIIHSFNRNFAKRADGNPNTHAFVASPEMVAAVAISGRLDFNPITDTLTNEAGEQVKLDEPKGFELPEKGFAVDDNGYQAPSQDGSSVVVNVSPTSDRLQLLEEFPAWDGKNIEGAKVLIKAFGKCTTDHISMAGPWLKYRGHLDNISNNMLIGAVNAYNMETNKVKNELTGEYGEVPAVQRAYKAAGVPTIVVGDQNYGEGSSREHAAMEPRHLGVKAVLVKSFARIHETNLKKQGMLGITFANEADYDKILEDDTVNFLDLDQFAPGKQLTLEFVHADGTKDIVMANHTYNDQQIEWFKAGSALNLIKQQEK